From the genome of Malus domestica chromosome 04, GDT2T_hap1, one region includes:
- the LOC103443504 gene encoding uncharacterized protein translates to MRSRKAPVAFRAAGQRSLPSLFSSCSKTPAKVAEENPDEGNNVPLSDSSERKLLRTSAKSTTVKERLRPFSSVFGSRDLSESIDEQVGAKKGGEADKNHVAALVALELFNHTDLGKGHSVGPSTAGEVESSNEDVVQESRKRRNPFEGGGYKPIVRKNFTVLGGDPTPKPNQKRRRDESLIVGKEKPGPAYNHYASGRGWWDCDREGIDNEEVGLNEVWEGVGSTTLGGIEWH, encoded by the exons ATGAGGTCAAGGAAAGCTCCGGTGGCATTTAGGGCGGCGGGGCAGCGCTCACTGCCTTCATTATTCTCGTCTTGCTCAAAAACGCC GGCCAAGGTTGCAGAAGAAAATCCAGATGAAGGCAACAATGTGCCACTTTCGGACTCTTCAGAGAGGAAGCTGCTCCGGACTTCTGCAAAATCCACAACAGTAAAG GAAAGGTTAAGGCCCTTCTCATCTGTATTTGGGTCAAGAGATTTAAGTGAGTCTATTGATGAGCAAGTTGGGGCAAAGAAAGGAGGGGAAGCAGACAAGAATCATGTTGCTGCTTTAGTGGCTCTCGAACTTTTCAACCATACTGATCTAGGAAAAGGACATTCTGTAGGTCCATCCACTgctggtgaagttgaaagttcTAATGAAGATGTAGTTCAAGAATCGAGAAAAAGGAGGAACCCCTTTGAAG GTGGCGGTTACAAACCCATTGTAAGAAAGAATTTCACAGTGCTAGGAGGTGATCCAACGCCAAAACCGAACCAGAAAAGGAGAAGGGACGAGAGCTTGATCGTAGGCAAGGAGAAACCAGGGCCTGCTTATAATCACT ATGCAAGCGGGCGTGGGTGGTGGGACTGCGACCGGGAGGGGATTGACAACGAAGAAGTAGGACTGAATGAGGTGTGGGAAGGAGTCGGATCTACCACATTGGGAGGAATAGAGTGGCATTGA
- the LOC103443503 gene encoding putative WEB family protein At1g65010, chloroplastic: MEVDEMDSLFEGMVLFTPNNSGNNSLPQLEDLEKHHLPDHGGQDPALQSHQDGDAPPPPPPPPESSSSEPLDENLFSDLTVQFQTLPNPEGPLTQTHDDLVQNQTPASKPTPPATTSRQNSSTSRRKKRAAGLRIGYARDSYSSSRADDPDLDDDSLPYTSTSISTSPVVPTSTPSSDSTPPPPPPPPVSLSVSEPEPVPVEVVVNDKEAPPELRLDQSKALITDKLSHARQLAASISAARKESIAKRRAAADHLNLASVNEANLEKQLEEACEAEDFDTAQRLSDSLAAAQSQKQVLLAALRDAEAECDAVDTKMHQVLQSQITAEEECASLLQRFATDASNDADLVLQTAEAHSSKETEEWLSSTEALHAKKMELEIESHIIDDAGLVLDSSIDTLVEDDKREKECLCKKKDVLMDELEKLLALVKLKEQEIAQNDRDIKQVEERIDLALSGFQDMQSSIQAKSSNLQAALSRINVESEALSTKKTEIDAFLTQEQEREAKLRELARASTEEAEAYQQVAALRKTLMSSILKSREDNITLAKTEEELSKDVQMLQQDVSASRASLQELSSKKSSIQQDIASSKQKMIFIDKRIPELEAEKKVAATARNFKEAARLAAEAKSLNVEKEGIQNDMEKAILELEKLEQEIKETVNRLQETEGHILSKEKELATARFQRLLLISGIAKAEREAALELGNLEEANLLLGEAEAADSEANKLQPLYDLKVEEVERLPKQFISVELISNLGRKQLEELAASVQPSQG, translated from the exons ATGGAGGTTGACGAAATGGATTCGCTCTTCGAGGGCATGGTCTTGTTTACCCCTAACAATTCTGGTAATAACAGTCTACCCCAATTGGAGGATTTGGAGAAACACCATCTCCCTGATCACGGTGGTCAAGATCCAGCCCTTCAATCTCACCAAGATGGAGATGCTCCTCCACCTCCGCCACCTCCGCCAGAATCATCATCCTCCGAGCCTCTTGACGAGAACCTCTTCTCCGACCTCACAGTCCAATTCCAGACCCTCCCAAACCCAGAAGGTCCGCTAACACAGACACACGACGACCTTGTTCAGAATCAAACCCCCGCATCGAAACCAACACCGCCTGCGACAACATCCAGACAGAACTCCTCCACTTCCAGACGGAAAAAGCGAGCCGCTGGCCTCCGCATCGGATACGCCCGCGATTCCTATTCCAGTTCCAGGGCCGATGATCCCGATCTCGACGACGACTCCCTCCCCTACACCTCCACCTCCATCTCCACCAGCCCCGTGGTCCCTACTTCCACTCCATCTTCTGACTCCACTCCCCCTCCTCCCCCGCCTCCGCCTGTATCCTTATCAGTATCGGAACCAGAACCAGTACCAGTAGAAGTGGTCGTAAATGACAAAGAAGCCCCTCCCGAGCTCCGGTTGGATCAGAGCAAGGCTCTGATCACCGACAAGCTCAGTCACGCTCGCCAATTGGCTGCCTCCATCTCCGCCGCAAGGAAGGAATCCATTGCCAAGAGAAGGGCAGCAGCGGACCATCTCAATTTGGCGTCTGTCAATGAAGCCAATCTTGAGAAACAGCTGGAAGAGGCTTGCGAGGCTGAGGATTTCGACACTGCACAAAGGCTCAGTGACAGCCTTGCAGCTGCTCAGAGCCAGAAGCAAGTTCTGTTAGCCGCCCTCAGAGATGCCGAGGCCGAATGTGATGCTGTGGACACCAAAATGCATCAAGTTCTCCAATCTCAAATCACCGCCGAGGAAGAATGTGCTTCTCTGCTTCAACGCTTTGCCACC GATGCCTCGAATGATGCAGATTTGGTCTTACAAACAGCAGAAGCCCACTCTTCAAAAGAAACAGAAGAATGGCTTTCATCGACTGAAGCCTTGCATGCCAAGAAAATGGAACTGGAGATTGAATCCCATATCATTGATGATGCTGGGCTTGTCTTGGACTCTTCCATTGACACTTTGGTGGAGGATGACAAGAGGGAGAAAGAATGTCTCTGTAAGAAAAAGGACGTTCTCATGGACGAACTGGAGAAGCTACTTGCTTTGGTGAAACTGAAGGAACAAGAGATTGCACAAAATGATCGTGACATCAAACAAGTTGAGGAAAGGATTGATCTTGCTCTTTCTGGCTTCCAGGACATGCAATCCAGCATTCAGGCCAAGTCCAGCAACTTGCAAGCGGCCCTCTCTAGGATAAATGTAGAGAGTGAGGCTCTGTCAACAAAAAAGACGGAAATTGATGCCTTCCTTACTCAGGAACAAGAGAGGGAAGCAAAGTTGAGGGAACTGGCCAGGGCTTCCACAGAGGAAGCAGAGGCATACCAACAAGTTGCTGCTCTTAGAAAAACTCTCATGTCCTCTATTTTGAAGTCCAGGGAAGATAATATCACGCTTGCAAAGACTGAGGAAGAGCTCTCCAAGGATGTTCAAATGCTCCAACAGGATGTTTCTGCCTCAAGAGCTTCACTGCAGGAACTGTCTTCGAAAAAGTCGAGCATTCAGCAAGATATAGCATCCTCTAAGCAGAAAATGATTTTCATAGACAAAAGAATTCCAGAGCTGGAAGCAGAAAAGAAAGTCGCTGCAACTGCAAGAAATTTTAAGGAAGCAGCACGACTTGCTGCCGAGGCTAAGTCGTTGAATGTTGAAAAGGAAGGGATACAGAATGACATGGAAAAAGCCATCTTAGAGCTTGAGAAACTCGAGCAAGAGATAAAAGAGACTGTTAACAGATTGCAGGAGACAGAGGGGCATATTCTCTCCAAGGAAAAAGAGCTAGCTACGGCTAGGTTTCAGAGGTTGCTTCTGATATCTGGTATTGCCAAAGCAGAAAGAGAAGCTGCTTTGGAGTTGGGTAACCTTGAAGAAGCTAACCTTCTGCTTGGGGAGGCCGAAGCAGCAGACTCTGAAGCAAATAAGCTTCAACCGTTATACGATCTCAAGGTGGAAGAGGTTGAAAGATTACCAAAGCAGTTCATCTCCGTGGAGCTTATATCTAATCTTGGGAGGAAGCAGTTAGAAGAATTAGCAGCATCGGTGCAACCTTCTCAGGGGTGA